In Carya illinoinensis cultivar Pawnee chromosome 10, C.illinoinensisPawnee_v1, whole genome shotgun sequence, one DNA window encodes the following:
- the LOC122280135 gene encoding major latex allergen Hev b 5-like: MATVEVASAPTTLPENEKTEVTTIKETTTEEPVAAPAAPEPVTEDTKEATPEAPAAEKPAAAESEAPAEVETKEVVEEAKEAEAEKPAAEKTEEETREVAVEPVSEEVNKVETKIEAAEVAEAPAAPAEAEKTVEEEKPAEAAEETSTEVPVEKTE, encoded by the exons ATGGCTACTGTTGAG GTAGCATCGGCTCCAACAACATTGCCTGAGAATGAAAAAACTGAGGTGACCACAATTAAGGAGACAACAACAGAAGAGCCGGTGGCAGCACCTGCTGCCCCAGAACCAGTTACCGAGGATACAAAAGAAGCAACACCTGAAGCCCCAGCAGCAGAGAAACCTGCCGCTGCTGAATCTGAAGCTCCAGCTGAAGTTGAGACCAAGGAAGTGGTAGAGGAAGCCAAGGAGGCTGAGGCAGAGAAGCCTGCAGCAGAGAAGACAGAGGAAGAGACTCGAGAAGTGGCAGTAGAGCCTGTTTCTGAGGAGGTGAACAAGGTAGAGACCAAAATAGAGGCTGCAGAAGTGGCTGAGGCCCCAGCAGCCCCGGCTGAGGCAGAGAAAACAGTGGAAGAAGAGAAGCCAGCTGAAGCGGCAGAGGAAACTAGCACTGAAGTTCCAGTTGAGAAGACTGAGTAA
- the LOC122278822 gene encoding E3 ubiquitin-protein ligase UPL5-like isoform X1 has product MSLVQNPTVDCVPQLGGPAIVGTATNAILNTVDHPRLSSKRKLDDYGGPTFDDEEEDQDENDAAFAELVSVRMRKDEPNAVHSSSDAQPRSITAAQFNPRVPDDRSTSYSCSTRAESTRSESRLQFFIKMIPEGKTMVFQFCPRDTVRSVHDRIQLVTGIPVHEQRLIYRGKQLQWERTLAECSIQNDAGLELVGRMRSTGHPHAWQVVDGIVSVVCRLCRGETILTAANDIKQRMTKFLTETPKDEERVPGHLQIFLSCSAPAALVMLYMSPIKGNKDCADSSISHFLNFLNSSRNELPKPYHNYCAPIVLEFCKLLRRAAIEDPLYLSCRSTLGSLLENSKKVIVMQEIFPFVSELGNSLSKDLVSSMESPTSVGPLLGDVRDLAAFLLLLRTEITEQVGFQGPIPVTLDGKGYKHPLYGKEIEFLHLLFIDLLKRMGECLHKMEQCLAVKHKGEGETIYSGWSQYLAILKELNSVSKLYLGAEEDFWMVLKLRKSSLCTLIIKYAKRTDDHQWLLEQKDVTDFESRRHLAMMMFPEVKEDYEELHEMLIDRSQLLAESFEYIAKAEPEALHAGLFMEFKNEEATGPGVVREWFFLVCQAIFNPENALFVPCPNDRRRFFPNPTSKVDPLHLEYFNFSGRVIALALMHKVQVGVVFDRIFFLQLAGRDISLEDIRDADPCLYSSCKQILEMDSDFIDSDALGLTFVREVEELGTRKVVELQPGGKSIVVNSKNREQYVKRLIDHQFVTSISEQVSQFAQGFGHILCNSKLQKFFFQSLELEDLDSMLYGSETTICVNDWKAHTEYNGYKETDPQIFWFWKIVGAMSAEQRKVLLFFWTSVKYLPVEGFCGLASRLYIYKSTEPHDRLPSSHTCFYRLCFPPYPSMAIMQDRLHFITQEHVGCSFGTW; this is encoded by the exons ATGTCTCTCGTGCAAAACCCCACCGTCGATTGCGTTCCCCAGCTAGGTGGTCCCGCCATCGTCGGCACCGCCACCAACGCGATCCTCAACACAGTCGATCACCCCAGACTTTCCTCGAAGCGCAAATTGGACGATTATGGTGGCCCCACCTTCGACGACGAGGAGGAGGACCAGGATGAAAACGACGCTGCTTTCGCCGAGTTAGTTTCAGTTAGAATGAGGAAAGACGAACCCAACGCCGTCCACTCTTCATCGGACGCCCAACCCCGCTCCATTACCGCCGCGCAGTTCAATCCTAGGGTTCCCGATGACCGATCGACTTCATATTCTTGCTCGACTCGAGCCGAGTCGACTCGTTCCGAGTCCCGGCTGCAGTTCTTCATAAAGATGATCCCCGAGGGAAAAACCATGGTATTCCAATTTTGTCCTCGCGACACCGTGAGATCGGTTCACGACCGAATCCAACTGGTGACCGGAATTCCGGTTCACGAGCAAAGACTGATATATCGGGGGAAGCAGCTCCAGTGGGAGCGCACGCTCGCCGAGTGCTCCATCCAAAACGATGCCGGACTTGAATTGGTGGGCCGTATGCGCAGCACCGGGCACCCTCACGCGTGGCAAGTGGTTGACGGCATCGTTTCGGTGGTGTGCAGGCTTTGCCGAGGCGAGACGATCCTTACCGCGGCGAATGATATTAAACAGAGGATGACGAAGTTCTTGACGGAAACTCCAAAGGACGAAGAGCGCGTCCCCGGGCATCTGCAGATATTCTTGTCCTGTTCGGCCCCGGCCGCATTGGTTATGCTTTATATGTCGCCGATCAAAGGTAACAAGGATTGTGCGGATAGTTCGATAAGTCATTTCTTGAATTTCTTGAATTCAAGTCGTAACGAGTTACCGAAGCCCTATCATAATTATTGTGCACCTATAGTTCTCGAGTTTTGTAAGTTGCTTAGAAGAGCTGCGATTGAGGACCCTTTGTATCTCTCTTGTCGGAGTACACTTGGGTCATTGTTGGAGAACTCTAAGAAAGTAATTGTGATGCAAGAGATTTTCCCATTTGTTAGCGAGTTGGGGAATAGTTTGTCCAAGGATTTAGTTTCGAGTATGGAATCGCCGACAAGTGTGGGGCCGCTGCTGGGTGATGTTCGTGATCTAGCCGCGTTCTTGCTCCTCCTGCGGACTGAGATCACCGAACAAGTCGGTTTTCAGGGTCCCATTCCTGTGACTTTGGATGGGAAAGGATACAAGCATCCATTGTATGGGAAAGAGATTGAGTTTcttcatcttttatttattgatttgttGAAGAGAATGGGAGAGTGCCTCCATAAAATGGAGCAGTGCTTGGCTGTTAAACACAAGGGGGAAGGTGAAACTATTTATTCTGGTTGGTCTCAGTATCTTGCCATATTGAAGGAGCTGAATAGCGTTTCCAAACTTTATCTGGGTGCTGAAGAAGATTTTTGGATGGTTTTGAAACTTAGAAAGTCTTCGCTGTGCACGCTAATTATTAAATATGCTAAGCGTACCGATGATCATCAGTGGCTTCTTGAGCAAAAGGATGTGACTGATTTTGAATCTAGGAGGCATTTGGCGATGATGATGTTTCCAGAGGTAAAAGAAGATTATGAGGAACTGCATGAGATGCTTATTGACAGGTCTCAGTTGCTGGCAGAATCATTCGAGTATATAGCAAAGGCAGAACCTGAGGCTCTACATGCTGGTCTCTTTATGGAATTCAAAAATGAGGAAGCCACTGGTCCAGGTGTGGTGCGGGAGTGGTTTTTTTTAGTATGCCAAGCTATATTCAACCCAGAAAACGCTCTTTTTGTGCCATGCCCAAATGATCGCAGAAGGTTCTTTCCTAATCCAA CATCTAAGGTGGATCCCTTGCACCTTGAATATTTCAACTTCTCTGGCCGGGTGATTGCTTTAGCTTTGATGCATAAAGTGCAAGTAGGTGTTGTCTTTGATCGTATATTTTTCTTACAATTGGCTGGAAGGGACATTTCTCTGGAAGATATAAGAGATGCAGATCCATGCTTGTATAGTAGCTGCAAGCAGATTCTGGAGATGGATTCTGATTTTATTGATTCAGATGCTTTAGGACTAACGTTTGTTAGAGAAGTTGAGGAGTTAGGAACCAGGAAAGTTGTCGAGCTTCAACCTGGTGGGAAAAGCATTGTTGTGAATAGCAAGAACAGGGAGCAATATGTAAAACGTCTCATAGACCATCAGTTTGTGACATCTATCTCAGAACAGGTATCACAATTTGCTCAAGGTTTTGGTCATATTCTTTGTAACTCCAAGCTCCAGAAGTTCTTTTTCCAAAGTTTAGAACTTGAAGATCTGGATTCAATGCTTTATGGAAGTGAAACTACCATCTGCGTGAATGATTGGAAGGCACATACTGAGTACAATGGCTACAAAGAAACTGATCCTCAGATATTCTGGTTCTGGAAG ATCGTTGGCGCAATGTCGGCAGAGCAGAGAAAggttcttctctttttttggaCCTCAGTGAAGTATTTACCGGTGGAAGGTTTCTGTGGATTGGCTTCTCGGCTTTACATCTACAAGTCCACAGAGCCTCACGATCGCCTGCCTTCATCCCACACATGCTTTTATCGGCTGTGTTTCCCACCATATCCATCTATGGCCATCATGCAAGATCGCCTCCACTTCATCACCCAAGAACATGTAGGCTGCAGCTTTGGTACCTGGTGA
- the LOC122278822 gene encoding E3 ubiquitin-protein ligase UPL5-like isoform X2 — MSLVQNPTVDCVPQLGGPAIVGTATNAILNTVDHPRLSSKRKLDDYGGPTFDDEEEDQDENDAAFAELVSVRMRKDEPNAVHSSSDAQPRSITAAQFNPRVPDDRSTSYSCSTRAESTRSESRLQFFIKMIPEGKTMVFQFCPRDTVRSVHDRIQLVTGIPVHEQRLIYRGKQLQWERTLAECSIQNDAGLELVGRMRSTGHPHAWQVVDGIVSVVCRLCRGETILTAANDIKQRMTKFLTETPKDEERVPGHLQIFLSCSAPAALVMLYMSPIKGNKDCADSSISHFLNFLNSSRNELPKPYHNYCAPIVLEFCKLLRRAAIEDPLYLSCRSTLGSLLENSKKVIVMQEIFPFVSELGNSLSKDLVSSMESPTSVGPLLGDVRDLAAFLLLLRTEITEQVGFQGPIPVTLDGKGYKHPLYGKEIEFLHLLFIDLLKRMGECLHKMEQCLAVKHKGEGETIYSGWSQYLAILKELNSVSKLYLGAEEDFWMVLKLRKSSLCTLIIKYAKRTDDHQWLLEQKDVTDFESRRHLAMMMFPEVKEDYEELHEMLIDRSQLLAESFEYIAKAEPEALHAGLFMEFKNEEATGPGVVREWFFLVCQAIFNPENALFVPCPNDRRRFFPNPTSKVDPLHLEYFNFSGRVIALALMHKVQVGVVFDRIFFLQLAGRDISLEDIRDADPCLYSSCKQILEMDSDFIDSDALGLTFVREVEELGTRKVVELQPGGKSIVVNSKNREQYVKRLIDHQFVTSISEQVSQFAQGFGHILCNSKLQKFFFQSLELEDLDSMLYGSETTICVNDWKAHTEYNGYKETDPQIFWFWKIASYAL, encoded by the exons ATGTCTCTCGTGCAAAACCCCACCGTCGATTGCGTTCCCCAGCTAGGTGGTCCCGCCATCGTCGGCACCGCCACCAACGCGATCCTCAACACAGTCGATCACCCCAGACTTTCCTCGAAGCGCAAATTGGACGATTATGGTGGCCCCACCTTCGACGACGAGGAGGAGGACCAGGATGAAAACGACGCTGCTTTCGCCGAGTTAGTTTCAGTTAGAATGAGGAAAGACGAACCCAACGCCGTCCACTCTTCATCGGACGCCCAACCCCGCTCCATTACCGCCGCGCAGTTCAATCCTAGGGTTCCCGATGACCGATCGACTTCATATTCTTGCTCGACTCGAGCCGAGTCGACTCGTTCCGAGTCCCGGCTGCAGTTCTTCATAAAGATGATCCCCGAGGGAAAAACCATGGTATTCCAATTTTGTCCTCGCGACACCGTGAGATCGGTTCACGACCGAATCCAACTGGTGACCGGAATTCCGGTTCACGAGCAAAGACTGATATATCGGGGGAAGCAGCTCCAGTGGGAGCGCACGCTCGCCGAGTGCTCCATCCAAAACGATGCCGGACTTGAATTGGTGGGCCGTATGCGCAGCACCGGGCACCCTCACGCGTGGCAAGTGGTTGACGGCATCGTTTCGGTGGTGTGCAGGCTTTGCCGAGGCGAGACGATCCTTACCGCGGCGAATGATATTAAACAGAGGATGACGAAGTTCTTGACGGAAACTCCAAAGGACGAAGAGCGCGTCCCCGGGCATCTGCAGATATTCTTGTCCTGTTCGGCCCCGGCCGCATTGGTTATGCTTTATATGTCGCCGATCAAAGGTAACAAGGATTGTGCGGATAGTTCGATAAGTCATTTCTTGAATTTCTTGAATTCAAGTCGTAACGAGTTACCGAAGCCCTATCATAATTATTGTGCACCTATAGTTCTCGAGTTTTGTAAGTTGCTTAGAAGAGCTGCGATTGAGGACCCTTTGTATCTCTCTTGTCGGAGTACACTTGGGTCATTGTTGGAGAACTCTAAGAAAGTAATTGTGATGCAAGAGATTTTCCCATTTGTTAGCGAGTTGGGGAATAGTTTGTCCAAGGATTTAGTTTCGAGTATGGAATCGCCGACAAGTGTGGGGCCGCTGCTGGGTGATGTTCGTGATCTAGCCGCGTTCTTGCTCCTCCTGCGGACTGAGATCACCGAACAAGTCGGTTTTCAGGGTCCCATTCCTGTGACTTTGGATGGGAAAGGATACAAGCATCCATTGTATGGGAAAGAGATTGAGTTTcttcatcttttatttattgatttgttGAAGAGAATGGGAGAGTGCCTCCATAAAATGGAGCAGTGCTTGGCTGTTAAACACAAGGGGGAAGGTGAAACTATTTATTCTGGTTGGTCTCAGTATCTTGCCATATTGAAGGAGCTGAATAGCGTTTCCAAACTTTATCTGGGTGCTGAAGAAGATTTTTGGATGGTTTTGAAACTTAGAAAGTCTTCGCTGTGCACGCTAATTATTAAATATGCTAAGCGTACCGATGATCATCAGTGGCTTCTTGAGCAAAAGGATGTGACTGATTTTGAATCTAGGAGGCATTTGGCGATGATGATGTTTCCAGAGGTAAAAGAAGATTATGAGGAACTGCATGAGATGCTTATTGACAGGTCTCAGTTGCTGGCAGAATCATTCGAGTATATAGCAAAGGCAGAACCTGAGGCTCTACATGCTGGTCTCTTTATGGAATTCAAAAATGAGGAAGCCACTGGTCCAGGTGTGGTGCGGGAGTGGTTTTTTTTAGTATGCCAAGCTATATTCAACCCAGAAAACGCTCTTTTTGTGCCATGCCCAAATGATCGCAGAAGGTTCTTTCCTAATCCAA CATCTAAGGTGGATCCCTTGCACCTTGAATATTTCAACTTCTCTGGCCGGGTGATTGCTTTAGCTTTGATGCATAAAGTGCAAGTAGGTGTTGTCTTTGATCGTATATTTTTCTTACAATTGGCTGGAAGGGACATTTCTCTGGAAGATATAAGAGATGCAGATCCATGCTTGTATAGTAGCTGCAAGCAGATTCTGGAGATGGATTCTGATTTTATTGATTCAGATGCTTTAGGACTAACGTTTGTTAGAGAAGTTGAGGAGTTAGGAACCAGGAAAGTTGTCGAGCTTCAACCTGGTGGGAAAAGCATTGTTGTGAATAGCAAGAACAGGGAGCAATATGTAAAACGTCTCATAGACCATCAGTTTGTGACATCTATCTCAGAACAGGTATCACAATTTGCTCAAGGTTTTGGTCATATTCTTTGTAACTCCAAGCTCCAGAAGTTCTTTTTCCAAAGTTTAGAACTTGAAGATCTGGATTCAATGCTTTATGGAAGTGAAACTACCATCTGCGTGAATGATTGGAAGGCACATACTGAGTACAATGGCTACAAAGAAACTGATCCTCAGATATTCTGGTTCTGGAAG ATTGCTTCCTATGCCTTATAA